A part of Halobacillus shinanisalinarum genomic DNA contains:
- a CDS encoding penicillin-binding protein, with protein MKSSNTHKGAALLIILFSIMFLIIAGRFLYIETTAEVEGVNLDEWAENSRTTSYQLDANRGKIYDKNGMVLAYDRPTYRLYAIVDPAFTTNEKDPKHVDDIEKTASELAPLLDMKEAEMAETMKEAQEEGKFQVEFGNKGRELSQAEMKEIKKLELSGIGFDQESKRYYPNGKFASNIIGFARTEDGHINGVTGVEKQMEDYLEGEKGRISYERDKYGMKLLDPEEVLQPPDDGENVHLTIDQKIQTFLEDAMSSVQEQYEPKKIMAGVMDPDTGEILAMSNRPSYNPNDIGDVENWYNDVISNPFEPGSTMKMFTWAAAIEEGVYNGKDKFKSGSYKVGEDYPAIYDHKPEGWGKITFNEGFRRSSNVAASILAMEKLGPGKFREYLSDFRLDQKTGIDLPGEASGKVLYDYPIEKVTTSFGQGTTTTPIQLMTAATSIANGGEIMRPYVLSKVAGSDSDKTIKVSEPEVLGKPISEDTAKKMRDLLGNVVTGEDGTGAPFKLGDYSVAGKTGTAQIPGPGGQYLTGRDNYTFSFLGMAPKEDPELLMYVAVQQPELEPDETGSEPASYIFKTVMENSLHYLDINPDKNKDEQVETNQLNDMTGMKTKEAVDTLKKNYAHVSVVGNGGKVTATLPNAGTTTLSGQRVIVITDQPKMPDITGWSMRDVQRLADHFNLKVETMGSGYVVKQSIAKGSKLKDDGYLVVELSPPQ; from the coding sequence ATGAAAAGTTCAAATACGCATAAAGGTGCCGCTTTGTTGATCATTCTATTTTCGATTATGTTCCTGATCATTGCTGGACGTTTCCTTTACATTGAAACAACTGCTGAGGTTGAGGGGGTTAATTTGGATGAATGGGCTGAGAACAGTCGTACAACCTCCTATCAATTAGACGCAAATCGCGGCAAAATCTATGATAAAAACGGTATGGTTTTGGCCTATGATCGGCCTACTTACCGGTTATATGCGATTGTTGACCCTGCCTTCACGACCAACGAAAAGGATCCAAAACACGTGGATGATATAGAAAAAACGGCATCTGAGCTTGCGCCATTATTAGATATGAAAGAAGCTGAGATGGCCGAAACTATGAAAGAAGCTCAAGAAGAAGGGAAATTCCAAGTAGAATTTGGGAACAAAGGCCGTGAATTATCACAAGCTGAAATGAAAGAAATAAAGAAACTGGAACTAAGCGGGATAGGATTTGATCAAGAATCTAAGCGGTATTATCCTAACGGGAAATTCGCCTCGAATATCATCGGATTTGCCCGTACAGAAGACGGTCACATTAATGGTGTAACAGGCGTTGAAAAGCAAATGGAAGACTATTTAGAGGGTGAAAAAGGTAGAATTTCCTATGAACGTGATAAATATGGAATGAAGCTTTTGGATCCTGAAGAAGTTTTGCAGCCTCCAGATGATGGAGAAAATGTTCATTTAACAATCGATCAGAAGATTCAAACCTTTCTAGAAGATGCCATGTCATCTGTTCAAGAACAATACGAGCCGAAGAAAATCATGGCCGGGGTAATGGATCCGGATACTGGTGAAATATTAGCTATGAGTAATCGTCCAAGTTATAATCCTAATGATATCGGTGATGTTGAGAATTGGTACAATGATGTGATATCGAATCCATTTGAACCCGGCTCAACGATGAAAATGTTCACGTGGGCGGCTGCGATTGAAGAGGGTGTCTATAATGGAAAGGATAAATTTAAATCAGGCTCCTATAAAGTAGGTGAAGATTACCCAGCGATCTATGACCATAAACCTGAAGGATGGGGCAAAATTACTTTTAATGAAGGGTTCAGGCGTTCATCCAACGTTGCTGCCTCCATCTTGGCAATGGAGAAATTAGGTCCTGGTAAGTTTAGGGAGTATTTATCAGATTTCCGTTTGGATCAGAAAACGGGGATTGATCTTCCTGGAGAAGCATCCGGTAAGGTTTTATATGATTATCCAATTGAAAAAGTCACCACTTCTTTTGGACAGGGAACAACGACAACTCCTATTCAGTTAATGACAGCGGCAACGTCTATAGCGAATGGTGGCGAGATTATGAGACCGTATGTGTTGTCAAAAGTCGCCGGGAGTGATTCTGATAAAACGATAAAAGTCAGTGAGCCTGAGGTGCTAGGGAAGCCTATCTCAGAGGACACAGCCAAGAAAATGAGAGATTTACTGGGCAATGTCGTCACGGGAGAAGACGGCACAGGGGCTCCATTTAAGCTAGGAGACTATTCTGTGGCAGGTAAAACCGGGACAGCGCAGATTCCGGGGCCTGGTGGCCAATACTTGACCGGACGGGATAATTACACCTTCTCATTCTTAGGTATGGCACCTAAAGAGGACCCAGAACTTCTGATGTATGTGGCTGTTCAGCAACCAGAGCTTGAACCTGATGAGACTGGCTCAGAACCAGCATCTTATATCTTTAAGACAGTCATGGAAAATAGCTTGCATTATCTTGATATCAACCCAGATAAAAATAAGGACGAGCAGGTTGAAACAAATCAACTAAACGACATGACAGGCATGAAAACAAAAGAAGCCGTTGATACCTTGAAAAAAAACTATGCCCATGTTTCAGTAGTTGGAAACGGTGGAAAAGTGACAGCTACCCTCCCGAATGCAGGCACCACCACTTTGAGTGGCCAACGAGTCATTGTGATTACGGATCAGCCGAAGATGCCAGATATTACTGGATGGTCGATGCGTGATGTTCAACGCCTTGCTGACCATTTTAATTTAAAGGTGGAAACAATGGGAAGTGGATATGTCGTTAAGCAAAGTATAGCGAAAGGTTCAAAATTAAAAGATGACGGTTACCTTGTGGTAGAGCTTTCGCCGCCACAGTAA
- a CDS encoding stage V sporulation protein D has translation MRRVSQVIVRKRLVTVFLVGLIIFATIAGRLGYVQFVLSDFLIAQAEESWGRDITFEPERGKILDTNGKVLVGNQSAPTVMVVPRQIKNPEQTAQKLSEILDMTVEKAYDHLTNQVSIEKINPEGRKISEEQAVAIQSLNIPGVYIAEDSVRYYPHGSFLSHVLGFSGIDNQGLLGLEAYYDEELSGEKGALSFYSDAKGKRMPDIADTYTPPVDGKDLRLTIDYKVQSIIERELDLAVAKYNPDGALAIAVDPDNGKVMAMSSRPNFHPANYQNVEASVYNRNLPVWSTYEPGSTFKIITLAAALEENVVDLQDDHFNDPGHIKVGGSTLHCWKSGGHGEQTFLEVVQNSCNPGFVKLGERLGKENILEYINRFGFGQKTGIDLQGEGKGILFKPERMGSVELATTAFGQGVSVTPIQQVMAVAAAVNGGYYYEPYVQEAWLDPIDGEVLQKNEPEMERRVISEETSKQVRNALESVVAKGTGRPAFVEGYRVGGKTGTAQKVGPDGQYMTNNHIVSFIGFAPADDPELVVYLAIDNPKNTVQFGGVVAAPIVGDIMADSLRSLGVKPRKDGLEKEYAWPEEPLVEVPDVTGMEKDELTQFLTTLKIETNGKGSTVVTQAPEAGVKVPSGSTIRVYLGEE, from the coding sequence ATGAGAAGAGTATCACAAGTAATTGTCAGAAAGCGTTTAGTCACTGTTTTTTTAGTGGGATTAATTATCTTTGCGACGATTGCAGGTCGTTTAGGTTACGTTCAATTTGTATTAAGTGATTTTTTAATTGCGCAAGCAGAAGAGTCGTGGGGAAGAGATATTACGTTTGAGCCTGAAAGAGGTAAGATCCTGGATACAAATGGAAAGGTTTTGGTCGGTAACCAGTCTGCACCGACGGTAATGGTTGTCCCTAGACAAATTAAAAATCCTGAACAAACGGCCCAAAAGCTGTCTGAAATTCTAGACATGACTGTAGAGAAGGCCTATGATCATTTAACGAATCAAGTGTCAATAGAGAAAATCAATCCTGAAGGACGTAAAATATCGGAGGAGCAAGCAGTAGCTATTCAATCACTTAATATTCCGGGTGTTTACATAGCTGAAGACTCAGTGCGCTATTACCCTCATGGTTCGTTCCTTTCACATGTACTCGGATTCAGCGGGATTGACAATCAAGGGCTGCTTGGGCTAGAAGCATACTATGATGAAGAATTGAGTGGGGAGAAAGGGGCACTTTCTTTCTACTCGGATGCGAAAGGGAAGCGGATGCCGGATATTGCTGATACGTACACACCACCTGTAGATGGGAAAGATTTACGGCTTACCATCGATTATAAAGTTCAATCCATCATTGAGCGAGAGTTAGATTTAGCTGTGGCAAAATATAATCCAGATGGTGCATTAGCTATCGCGGTTGACCCGGATAATGGGAAAGTTATGGCGATGTCATCCCGACCTAATTTTCACCCAGCTAATTATCAAAACGTTGAAGCTTCCGTGTACAATCGAAACTTACCTGTCTGGAGTACCTATGAACCCGGTTCCACTTTTAAGATTATTACCCTGGCGGCGGCACTTGAGGAAAATGTCGTGGATTTACAGGATGACCATTTTAATGACCCTGGACATATTAAAGTCGGAGGTTCGACACTACATTGTTGGAAGAGCGGCGGGCATGGAGAACAGACTTTTTTAGAGGTCGTGCAAAACTCATGTAACCCCGGATTCGTCAAATTAGGAGAACGGTTAGGCAAAGAGAATATACTAGAATACATTAACCGTTTTGGCTTTGGGCAGAAAACAGGGATCGATTTACAAGGGGAAGGAAAGGGAATTTTATTCAAACCTGAACGAATGGGGTCAGTAGAACTTGCTACGACTGCCTTTGGCCAAGGTGTATCTGTTACACCGATCCAACAAGTTATGGCTGTAGCGGCCGCCGTAAACGGAGGCTATTATTACGAACCATATGTTCAGGAAGCATGGCTCGATCCTATTGACGGTGAAGTATTACAGAAGAATGAACCGGAAATGGAGCGGCGGGTCATCTCTGAAGAAACATCAAAACAAGTAAGGAATGCTCTGGAGAGTGTTGTAGCGAAAGGAACGGGCCGTCCGGCATTTGTTGAAGGATATAGAGTAGGTGGAAAAACTGGAACGGCACAGAAGGTAGGACCTGATGGACAGTACATGACCAACAATCATATCGTTTCTTTTATTGGCTTTGCCCCGGCAGATGATCCAGAACTTGTCGTCTACCTGGCCATTGATAACCCGAAGAACACGGTTCAATTTGGTGGCGTCGTTGCTGCTCCAATCGTCGGGGATATTATGGCCGACAGCTTACGTTCGTTGGGAGTTAAACCTAGAAAGGATGGCTTGGAAAAAGAATACGCATGGCCAGAAGAACCGCTTGTTGAAGTTCCCGATGTAACGGGAATGGAAAAGGATGAATTAACCCAATTTTTAACAACATTAAAAATTGAAACAAACGGGAAGGGCTCCACCGTCGTTACTCAAGCCCCGGAGGCAGGGGTTAAAGTTCCAAGTGGCTCAACTATCCGTGTCTATTTGGGTGAAGAATAA